The following nucleotide sequence is from Spirochaetaceae bacterium.
CTTCTTCTCCAGGTGCAGGGTTACCACGCCGACGGCGGCCACCGCGGCCGAACCGAGCAGCACGCCGGCCAGCACGGTGTCGGCGCCGGCGCGCAGAAACAGGGCCTGCAGGAACAGCGCCGTCTCGAACCCCTCGCGGTAGACGCTGACGAAGCCCAGGGTGGCGAAGCCGGCGAGCTGGCCGGCGGCGCCCGCCAGCAGGGTGCGCTTGCGGCCGTGGAACTTGGCGATCCAGCCGCTCCAGTACACCTTGTGGAAGAACCAGTTGGTGATCAGCAGCAGCACTGCGATCGCCAGCAGGGACACGACCGCTTCCAGGCGTTCGCCGAACATCCGGAACGAGTGCACCAATTGATGCGCGGCCACTCCGGTGGCTGCAGACGCGATCAGGGCCACACCGGCTCCCCAGTACAGGGGGCGCCGAAACGGCGCCGACGCGCCCACCAGGCTGGCCATCAGGGCGGCCAGAATCACCACCGCCTCCAGTCCCTCGCGGAACACGATCAGCGCCGCGTTCACCGCCACCGCGACCGGCGACGCGTCGCGCGACAGGACTCCCTGCGCCTGCAGCAGCGCGCCGCGCAACTCTCCGGCCGCGGCCAGGTACTTCGGGAACGGCTCCTGCGCTGCGATCACCGTCGCCAGTCCGGCCGAGCGCTGCGCCCCGGACCAGAACAGGCCGTCGATGAGCGCGGCCAACGGCGGATCGAGCGCCAGCAGCGCCAACTCCGGGCCGGCGTCGAACAAGCCGTACGCCTGGATCCGGGTGCGCTCGGCGACCGCCCACTCGCCGCCCCGCACCGCGGCATCGACGCTGTCCAGCATCTGCCCGATCACCGTGAACACCGAGTCGCTGTCGATGGCGCCGGTGGTGCCGAGGGTGGCGGACACGATCGCCTGCGCCTCGCCGCTGAGGTCACGCACCGCGCTCACCGGCCCCAGGTTGGCGACGTGCCCGTCGAGCTCGCCGAGCAACCGCTCGAGGCGCTCCGCGGCGGCCGCATCCACCTCGGCAATGCGGGGCGACAGCTCCGCGGCGCCGAGCACCGCCTGCTCCAGGAACACCACCGCCTCCTGGTACTCGGGGGCAATGGTGATCTTGCCGTCGCGTACTCCGTCGCGATATTCGATGGCGGTGAGGTCCAGGAACAGCTGCACCAGGTTCGCCCGCCGGGCCAACTCTTCGGCGGGCAACTCGACGGCCTGGTAGCCTCGCCACAGATCGAGCACTGCGGACGCCGCCGCGTGCACACCGCCGAAGTCGTCCGCCAACGCCGCTGCGGTGAGCCGCTGCACCGCGGAGTCCAACTCGGCGCGGGCGGCGGCGCCCATCTTGGCGGAGTAGTCGTCGCCCAGAATGGCCAAGTACGAGGAGATGAGGCCGGCACTCTCCGCGGCCCGTACCGAGAGGCTGCGCTCGGCCGCTTCCACGGCGCCGGTCGCGGCGTACTGCAAACGGGCATGGTAGGTGTCGTCCAGGTCGTCGCGGACGATGGCGCTTGCCGCCTCCGCCGCCAGCTCCCCGCCGGCCATGCGCTGGACCGCGTCCGATGCGGCGGAACGAACCAGACTGACGCGGGTGGCGCGGCGATACTCGCGCAACGTCAGCCACGCGAGGGCGCCGGTGGCGTCGCCGCTGCCGGCGGCGTCGATTGCGCCGTGCCTTCCCGCCGCCGCCAGGGCGCCGATTACGCGCCCGCGGCCGAGCGCGCGGCGTGCCGGCTCCGGTGCGGCCAGTTCGGCGAGCGCGGTCAACTCACCGCCAATGGTGCGGTCTGCGTCCGCCGAAACCGCGGCGATGGCGCCGCTCATGCCGGCATAGGCCGCGGCCGCGCCGCGGACGTGACGTCCGGCAGCCGCGGTATCGTCACGGGCGGCGGCCGCAAGCATTGCCAGCAACTCGCTGCGCACCTCCGCGGCGCGGCGCCACGGGGCGTCCGCATCCTGACGTTCGGCGCCGGAGGAGGCGGTGCCGCCACTCTCGGCGTGGCCCATGCCGACGCCGGCCATACCTGCGAGAAGGGCGACGGCAACCCTGCGCAACGATCGATTTACCAACATCAGTTCGACTAAGGGATAAGAACACGGCGTGGCGGAGTGTTGCAAGTGCTGCAACCAAAATTAAGGGTTGACACTGACATTCATGTAGTTAAGTATCATTAATGTCCTTCAATAACATTACTTTCTTTAGGAGGTGTGAACGTAATGTTCATGCACAATCGCATCGAGCGCCCGCAGCAAGGGCGCATCGACCGACCGCACAGCGCGCCGACCGCGAGCGTTGCAGTGCTCCTCGCGGCGCTGTTGGTGCTGCTGGCCGGCCAGTCGTTGAGCGCGTCGCCTGCCGCCGAGCAGAGCGCCGCCGACCTGCTGCCGATCAAGGCGTACACGCAGTCGAACGCCGGCGACATGCAGGCCGCGACCGCGACGCTGCGCGCCGTGGCCGGCGACTACAATGAGTTGCTCACGGCACACGGCTTCGACTACCAGGCCGCGTGGAGCGCGCAGGCGGAGGAGTTGCGCCTGCTGGTAGACGCCGGCAGGGATGCCTGGGTGGCGGCCAGCACCGCGTACGAGTTGAGTGAGGGCATCATCGCCGGCGTGCCGTCCCTGGCCTACTACGACGTGTGGATCGACGCCGGCCCGTCCGGCGCGGAAGATCCCGCCGAGGCGCTGGACTGGACCCTCACCATCGAGGAAGGCAACGTGATGGAGAGCCCGGGCAACCTGTTCCATCACCTCACCGAGCCGGTGCTGTGGGGGACGATGGACGACTGGAGCGGTGCGCGCGTCGACCTGGACCGCGACGGTGCCGTCGCCATGGTCGGTGACTCGCTGCCGGAAGTGAAGATGTTCCTGGCGGTCGCCGGCGCCATCGACGACGCGGCCATCGAGATGGGGCAGGCGGTCGATGGTTGGGACCCCACCCTGAGCGACGTGTTCACCGCGCTGGTGGTAATGGTGCCGACCATGAACGAGTACTTCGGACAGTGGAAGGAGTCGCGCTACGTGGCCGGCGCCGCGTCAGGCGAAGCCAGCTTTGTCGCCGTGAGCCGCCTGTTCGACATCAACGGCATCCTGACCGGCCTGGACGTTGCCTACCAGCACGTCACCGGCTTGGTGGCGGAGCAGGACGCCTCCCTCGATGCGCAGATCCGCGCCGGCTTCGAGCAGTTGCTCGGTTACGTCGGCGACCTGTACGACCAGGAACGCGCAGGGCGGCAGTTCACCGCGGCCGAGGCCGACCTGTTCGGGACCGAGGCGCAGGAGTTGGCCACCACCCTGTCGGCGCTGCTCGCGCGTGCCGCCGAGGTGCTCGAGATCACCCTGGATCTGGCGTAGCTGCATGGCCAGCGAAACGCACGAACCGGAAGCCGAGCACAGCGGCTGCCCATGCGCCAAGCCCGGAGCCGAGCAGGCGGTGTGCCCGTGCGGGCGCGTGGTAGCCGCGGACGCGGTGTCCGACCGCGCCGCGAATGCCGCCAGTGTGCATGCTCCGCGCCCCGAGCAGGGTACCGCCCCGCCCGTGGCCGCCGCATCGCGCTAGCGCGGTAACCATATCGCAAGCCCGTGGCGCACCCACGACATTCGTGGTGTGTCGCGGGTTCCATCGCGGACTCACGGGCGCCAGGCGCGGCGCGTTCTCCTCGTCGGCGTCCAGCGCGCATCAGAATGCGCGAATTGCGGCCATGCGTCTATTGGTGCGGAGCCCTCATCGCCCTGCCGGCCTGGGCGGCGATGAGGGTGGCGCAGGCGTAGGCGGCGACGGCGATCAGGCCGAGCGCGGCGATGCCGTGCGCCACGGCGAGCAGCGTGCTCGCTACCGCGCCGACCACCGAGGCGCAGCCGTTGGCGGCCCAGGCGAGGGCGCGGGCCGCCGGGTCCGGGGCCAGCAGGCGCAGCCCGAGCGGGAACGCCACCCCCACCGCCGCGCCGAGCGGCGCCAGCAGCACGACGATCGCCGCCACGCGCACCGCGCGCGTCAGCCCGAGCAGCCACGGCACGGTAAGCACCCCGGCGATGGTGCAGGCCAGCACCACGGCGGCCGCCACCGACACCGCCAGCCAAGTGCGGTGCCGCGCGATCCGCTCGGATGCCAGCCCGCCGGCAGCGGACCACACCAGCAGGGCGCCGAGCACCACCTTGAAGCTGACCACCGGGTCGCCGAGAGCTACCGTGAGGCGCTGGATCAACATCAGCTCCATCAGAATGAAGCCCAGCCCGATGGCCAGGAAGTAGCCGACCAGTGACGCCGGCGGAACCGACGCGGGGCGCCGGGGGGCGCGCAGCCAGGGGACGGCGAGCAGCACCAGGGCGAGCAGCAGTGCCTCCGCCAGCACCGCCAGGGCGACCACGTCGCCGGACAGCAGCAGGCCGTACAGGCGGCCGCCGGTGGCGCGCTGAAAGTCGGCCAGCCGGCTCCAGCGCACGAAGCGGTTGAAGAACGGCCGGTCATCGGTGGGCGGGCGCAGGTCGATCAACCCGGCAGCCAGCGCGGCCGGTGCCCGCGTCGAATGCAGCGGCCCTCCGGGCGCGATGCCGCCGGAGCGGTCGGCGGCCCCCTCTCCAAGGGGTGACAGCGCCTCACCCGTGGTTGGCGAAGCTGCCTGCATCGTGTCCAGCACTTCAGCTACGGCGAGCGCATGGAACGGCTCTGCCAGCCGGTTGAACCGGTTGGTTTCCTCCGGGTCAAGATCGGGCACGGCGACCAGGTCGAAGCCGTGCCGGGCGGCGAACGAACGCAGGCGCGCGACCCGGGCCGGCGGCCACGGCCGCGGGCTGACTAGCAGGGTGAAGGAGTCCCAGTTGCGGATCATGGCCAGGTGATCGCGCGGCGAACTGCGCGCCGCCGGGGGCAGCGCCTGCGCGGCGACGGCCGCCAGCCGCGGCGCGTTGGAGGGCGGCAGCAGCAGGCGCCGCGACACCGACAGCACGCCGTCCGGCTCCAGCAGGGCCAGGTAGTCGCGGAACGCCTGCACCGTCAGCAGCGGCTCCTGGGCATGGCTCGCGGTGCCGGCCAGCGACGCTCCCCAGTCCTCGACCAGGACGACCCCGAAGCGCTGCCCGCGGCGCACCAAGCGGCGGACCAGGGCGCGCGGCTCATCTTCCACCACCTGCATCGCGGCGTTCGGCGGCAGCGGCAGATCCCGGAGGCGCCGAGCCATGACGCGGCTCGGCTCCGCGACCACTACCCGGCTGCTCGCCGGCAGCGCGGCTGCCAGCAGCACCCCGCCGCCCTCCTGCAGCACCAGCGCCGGCCGCGGCGCCGCGCCGAGGTGAAGCGCCGCGGCGGGATGGATCGCGCGCAGCCAGGCGCCCGCGTCCACGCCCCCGCCCACGCCCCCGCCGTGCGCCAGCCCGCTTGGGATTGTGTCCTCTGCCACGAACAGCGCCGCGTCTCCGTCGCGCACCAGCGCGCGCTGTGCCGGCACCACGATGCCTGCCCCGAGGCTGAGGCCGGGCGCGAACCGGATGGTCGGACCGGCCACCTCGTCGATGCGCCCGCGGATGGTGTCGTGCCGGGCAACCCGGCTGGTGTCGGGGAAGCGCAGCACGTGAGCCAGGTACTTGTAGGGTCCGGGCCGCGGCTCCAGTGCCGGGTGGCCGAGCACGATACCGGCGCCGAGCGCCGCCGCCGGCAGCGCCAGCGCGGGCAGCAGCCAGCGAGTTCGCCGAGCGCCGCCGCCACCGGTCGCGACGGCCGGTCCGGGCAGCAACGCCAGCGGCAGCAGCACCAGCCCCGGAATGACCAGCGCGGCGCGCAGACCGGCCAGCGGCAGCAACGCCAGCGGCAGCAGCACTCCTGCCGCGGAGCCGCCCATCGCTGCGGCGTATACCGCTCCCGGGCGCTCCGTCCCGCCGGCGAAGGCGATTGCCGTGACCAGGCCGGCGAAGAAGAACGGCACCGCGCAGGCGAGGTAGCTCACCGCCAGGAACAGGAGTTGCATCGGCTCGTTCGGGATGCGGAAGAAGTCGAGCGGCAGCAGGCGTAACACCACGAACATGGCCACCGAGCTGACCGCCATGGCGGCGGCCGTGCGCTGCATGGTCCGTACCACGCCGGCGGGCGAGGCCAGGCGGGTGTCCCGCCAGCGCCGCCCGCCGGCGGCCAGGTTGAGCCAGGCGCCGCTGGCCGAGAACCCCAGCAGGGCGACGCTGATCACCATGAACGACAGGTGGTGCCACTGGGTCAGGGCGAAGTAGCGCGCGAGCAGCGCTTCCAGGGCCAGCGCCGCCGCCGAGACCGCGAATACCAGCGCCAGCGCCATGACGCCGCCTCACTCAGCGCTGCAGGGCGTGGCCGGTCATCGGGACGAACAGGACCCCCAGGATCAGGTCGACCGTGTAGTCGGCGCCGCTGCCGCCGCTGCCGGTCTTGGTGACCAGCACCAGGTTCTGGTAGCTGAACGGGTTGCCGAGCGGCAGGATCATCGTGCCGCCGACCGCGAGCTGCTCCAGCAGCGGGGCCGGGATGTGGTCGATGGCGGCGGTGATCATGATGTGATCGAACGGCGCGTGCTCCTCGATGCCGAAATACCCGTCGCCTTCGAACGCGCGCACGTTGTCGTAGCCCAGCGCCGCCAACCGCTCCTTCGACTGTGCGTGCAGCAGCGGCCGGATCTCGATGGTGAACACCTCGCCGGCCAGTTCCGCCAGCACGGCGGCCTGGTACCCGGAGCCGGTGCCCACCTCCAGCACGCGATCGTCCGCCTGCAGGGCGAGCTGTTGCGTCATGAGCGCGACGATGTAGGGCTGCGAGATGGTCTGGCCGTCGTCGATCGGCAGCGCCGAGTCGCGGTAGGCGCTGCCCTGGATCCGTTCCGGCACGAACAGGTGGCGCCGCACCCGGCCCATTACCCCCAGCACCCGCGGATCGTCAATGTCGCGGGCGCGCAGTTGACGCTCTACCATGGCGCTGCGCGCCCGCATCGTGGCGCTGCCCTCGGCGTCCGTACGGTTGGCCGGCGCCTGTCCGTCTGCGGGAAGCGGTGCGAGCAACGGTAGCGCGGCGAGCAGCACTGCAACCACGGCGCTGCCGCGGCGACGGCCCTGGCGGTAAAGACCGGACAGCATGGCATCAGCAACTATACTCCTCTCTTCCAAGGCGCGCACGCTACGCTGATTCGTACGCTTCGGACCGGCGTCCGGCTAGCGAATCTTGATCAGGGCGACGATGAACACCATTGTGATCATCGCCTGCAGCAGCGTGAAGCGTACCAGCACCTGGCTGGCGGACCACCCGGCGCGGTGGCGCAGGTGGTCGTGCAGCGGAAAGCGTATGTTATGCAGGATGCTGATCTTGAAAAAGCGCAGCAGGGCGACCTTCAGCAGCCCGGTGCCGCCGTTCACCAGCAGCACGCCGGACACGATCAGCAGCATGAACGGATTGCCGCTCTTGATCACCAGGATACCGAGCAGCAACCCGACGGCGCGCGAGCCGGCATCCCCCATCAGCAACTCGCTCGGATGTGCGTTGTACCACAGGTAGCCGAGCAGGCAGCCGAGCATGGCGAACGCGCTGATCGCCCAGGTGGCGCCGTCGGCGTAGTGGGGCAGCAGCAGGTAGGCTGCGACATCGTCGTGCCCGACCACGAAATAGAGCAGTCCTCCCAGGGTGATCAGCGCGATCACGGCCAGGCTGCCGGACAACCCGTCGACGCCGTCGGTGCAGTTGGTCGCGTTGATGGCGACCCACAGCAGCACCGTGGCCCCCGGCACGCAAATCCAGGGCGACAGCATGACCGGCGCCGTGACGAACGGCAGCCACACCTCGGTGGCGCCGGCGCCGCACAGCACGATGGCGGTGAGCAGCGCCACCGCGAAGTCGATGGCGCCGAGCCAGTACTCCGACAGGTCGGTGCGGTCATCGAGCGATCCGGCGGCCATCGCCAGCAGCACCATGGCCAGCACCACCAGGTGGTGGACGTCCCACGGCACGGTGACCAGCGCCACCACGAGGTAGACGACCACGAATACGGCCCCGGCGCTGGTCGGCTTGCCGCGCGCCGCCTCGGTGTCCACGGCGAATTCCCGACCGCGGTCGCGGGGCAGGCGCGACGCCACCACGGGCAGCAGCCGCCAGGTCACCAGGCCGGACAGGACGATTGCCGCGCCAGCGAGAAAGATGTGCGACGTGAACAGGCGAAATGGGCCGTAGAGGGGTTGCAGCACCTCGCCGAGGAGGAAGAGCACTCGCGCAAAGCGTAGCGCGCCGCTCGGGCCACGGTCAAGGCGAGCAGCGCCGCCATGCGCCATGCCCGCACCCATGCCCGCCCATGCGCACTATCGCAACTGATCGAAAATCTACTACTCTGACCTGTCGCCGGAGCTTATGGGAGAGCACATCAGCCACCACTGCGGGCTGTGCGTCACGCACACGCTGCACGACGCCTACTCGTTCATCCGAACGCTGCAACACCGCGGGCGCGACGCGGTGGGGATCGCCGGAATCGGCCACGACCGCATCGATGCCCTCAAGTGGATCGGCACGGTGGAGACCGTGGACTTGGTCGATCTGCACAAGATCATGCCCAGTTCCGGCTACCACACCTTCCTCGCGCACGTGCGCTACGCCACCAAGGGCAGCAAGCGGCGGTTGCTGGAGGACGCCCACCCGCACGTGATCGGCGGCACGATGGCGGACAACGGCAGTCACGTCATCTACACCGACTGCGACGCGGTGGCGGTTCACAATGGCCACGTCGAGGAGCGGTTCCTGAACGGGACCGGTCGCGGCGGGCACGGGGCCGACAGTTGTGACACCGCGCGTCTGCTGCGCCTGTACTGGGAACAGGGCGAGATCGAGCTGATGCGCGCGGTACCGGGCGCCTACACCATGGCCATTGCCGACCGGCGCTGCGACGAGGTGCTGGTGCTGCGCGACCGCACCGGCATCCGCCCCGGCGTACTCGGCATCAAGGACGGCAAACACGTCGCGGTGTCGGAGGATATCGCGCTGCGCAAGAACGGCGGCGACTACCTTGAGGATCTTGACCCCGGTGCGGTCTACTACTTCGACGCCTCCGGCGGCTACCGCAAGCGGCAGGTGGTGAAGCCGCGGCTCGCGCACTGCTTCTTCGAGTGGAATTACTTCGCCGACCGCGACTCGATCGTCGAGGGGCTGTACGTGAAGAAGCTGCGCCGCGCGCTCGGCGAGATGCTCGCCGAGGAGCTGGCCATGGATAGCGTCGACTTCGTGAGCTACTTCCCGCGCGCGCCGGAAGACGCCGCGCGCGGGCTGGCGCGGGCGTCGGACACGCCGTTTCAGCCGCTGTTCTACAAGCTGCGCGGCGAACGCGCCTTCCAGGGACCGAGTGCGGACGAACGGTCGCAATCGATATTCAGCAACATCTACCTGATTCCGGGGGTGGTGGGCGGCGTCCGCGGCCGCTCCCTGCTGGTGGTGGAAGATTCCATCGTGCGCGGCAACAACATTCGCCGCGAGCACGTGTTGTTGAAGGAACTGGGGCTGGACGAGGTGGTGCATGCGCTGTATACGCCGCCGATC
It contains:
- a CDS encoding phospho-N-acetylmuramoyl-pentapeptide-transferase; its protein translation is MLFLLGEVLQPLYGPFRLFTSHIFLAGAAIVLSGLVTWRLLPVVASRLPRDRGREFAVDTEAARGKPTSAGAVFVVVYLVVALVTVPWDVHHLVVLAMVLLAMAAGSLDDRTDLSEYWLGAIDFAVALLTAIVLCGAGATEVWLPFVTAPVMLSPWICVPGATVLLWVAINATNCTDGVDGLSGSLAVIALITLGGLLYFVVGHDDVAAYLLLPHYADGATWAISAFAMLGCLLGYLWYNAHPSELLMGDAGSRAVGLLLGILVIKSGNPFMLLIVSGVLLVNGGTGLLKVALLRFFKISILHNIRFPLHDHLRHRAGWSASQVLVRFTLLQAMITMVFIVALIKIR
- a CDS encoding protein-L-isoaspartate(D-aspartate) O-methyltransferase, whose protein sequence is MLSGLYRQGRRRGSAVVAVLLAALPLLAPLPADGQAPANRTDAEGSATMRARSAMVERQLRARDIDDPRVLGVMGRVRRHLFVPERIQGSAYRDSALPIDDGQTISQPYIVALMTQQLALQADDRVLEVGTGSGYQAAVLAELAGEVFTIEIRPLLHAQSKERLAALGYDNVRAFEGDGYFGIEEHAPFDHIMITAAIDHIPAPLLEQLAVGGTMILPLGNPFSYQNLVLVTKTGSGGSGADYTVDLILGVLFVPMTGHALQR
- a CDS encoding FTR1 family protein, with protein sequence MGHAESGGTASSGAERQDADAPWRRAAEVRSELLAMLAAAARDDTAAAGRHVRGAAAAYAGMSGAIAAVSADADRTIGGELTALAELAAPEPARRALGRGRVIGALAAAGRHGAIDAAGSGDATGALAWLTLREYRRATRVSLVRSAASDAVQRMAGGELAAEAASAIVRDDLDDTYHARLQYAATGAVEAAERSLSVRAAESAGLISSYLAILGDDYSAKMGAAARAELDSAVQRLTAAALADDFGGVHAAASAVLDLWRGYQAVELPAEELARRANLVQLFLDLTAIEYRDGVRDGKITIAPEYQEAVVFLEQAVLGAAELSPRIAEVDAAAAERLERLLGELDGHVANLGPVSAVRDLSGEAQAIVSATLGTTGAIDSDSVFTVIGQMLDSVDAAVRGGEWAVAERTRIQAYGLFDAGPELALLALDPPLAALIDGLFWSGAQRSAGLATVIAAQEPFPKYLAAAGELRGALLQAQGVLSRDASPVAVAVNAALIVFREGLEAVVILAALMASLVGASAPFRRPLYWGAGVALIASAATGVAAHQLVHSFRMFGERLEAVVSLLAIAVLLLITNWFFHKVYWSGWIAKFHGRKRTLLAGAAGQLAGFATLGFVSVYREGFETALFLQALFLRAGADTVLAGVLLGSAAVAAVGVVTLHLEKKLPHKKMLVVTGVLIGAVLITLVGSTVHVMQAVAWLPVTPIVGLAMPYWLGNWFGIYPTWQTCFGQLGAASFVLLSYYAARARVPRAAPRRAGTARVAPAPGGAGLSPAAVNSRPPG